Below is a window of Leptolyngbya subtilissima AS-A7 DNA.
CTCTAGTCCAAGCCACCGATGGTCGCTACGCCTCTGACCAAGAGCTAATGTTTTTTCAGCAATACCTGGGCTCTGTTAGCACTCGGCTGCGAGCTTACCAAAAAATTCAGGGGGCCGAGCAGCAAATTATTAACCAAGTCCTGACTCGGCTCAAGGTCCAAAAGCCCGATATCTTTTTAGTAGGTAGTCAAGACTTAGCCACCAAGTGGCAGCGAGACACGGTACGAGTGTTGCGCTACAGCGCCACGGCCCTGCTGCTCAATGATTCGGAATGGCTTAAAGACACCCTGCTGATGTGGTTTCAAAGCATCATGCGAGCCTTTGGGGCCCAGGAGAGCTGCAACCTCACCTACACCGTTATGCAGGAGGTGATGACCCAGCACCTCAATACCGAAGAGCTAAGACTGTTTTTACCCATCCTGGAGCTGAGCCGTACCCTTTTGGGTAAGTCTATTTAAGCCCAGCCAGGAGCCGAAATCGTCGGCGTCAACCGATCGCCTAATCGCCACAACACCGGAGCCCAAGTCGCCAATTGCAGCGGCCTGGGCGCTTTCATATGGAGTAATAATTACTACGTTTTGTGTCGTGACAGAAAAGCGTAGGTAGGCGACAATGCTTTATCTCCAGCAGCTTTAGCCCTGGGCAGACAGGTTGGCAACGGTGCGATCGCGCACCTCTGTGCTGTTAATTTTGCGTCGGCCTGGGCACATTACAGCTATCACTGAAAACAGTCTTACAAGGCCTGTTCGAGCTATGGTTATGACCACAGAGACCGCCCACCGTCTGCACCAAAAATTTCCTAAGAAGCATAACCACTATGCCCTGCGGGATTTCTTTCAATTTAATGGCGATTACGGCACCATTACCGACTGGAACGACACCCGTAATGTGCTCACTAGCGAAGACTTCATCATTGGCCTGCTAGAGGGACTGCAAGAAGAAGTTGGTGACGCCTCGGCCGCCATCATGTACACCGTGGGGCTGGAGTGGGGCAAACACGACTCGCTGATATTTGAAGCCTGGTTTGAGCGCGAGTTTGCCATGAGCCCCCGCCGCGCCAACCTGATGTTTTTGCTCGAAACCTGGTGGTGGCCCTTCATTTCTCAGGGCTGGGGCCGGTGGGAGGTCGACATGAGCGATCGCAAACAGGGCTTTATGTTTATCAACGTGTTCGACTCCGCTGTGGCTCGCACCCTGGGTGACGTAGGCAAGCCCGTCTGCCACCTCTACGCCGGTCTGTTTGCTGGGTTTTTTACCGAGATGGTGCGCAAGCAGCTGAGCTGCATTGAAATCCAGTGCTACTCCATGGGCGAGACCTACTGCAAGTTTTTGCTGGGGAGCCGCGAGCGCATCGATGCCGCCTCCTTCTGGATGAATGAAGGGGCCAACGCCCGCGACATTGAGAAGCGCCTGCGGGCTGGGGAAGGTGGCCAATGAGCGTATTTTCTGTAGAGTCGCAGAACCAACCCTGGCTGAGAGAGACGGTTCAGGCCTTCTTTGAAACCGTAGCCTGGGATGGGCGATCGGTTCTCGCCGTTCCGGGGCTGGGGTCAAGCGCCCGGTCAGAGTCGACCATGACCATGACCGTCGGCGATTTCTTCCAAAACATCGCCTGGGATGGACAGCCCATCGTCGGGGTACCAATCTCTCCCCTAGCCACAACGACCACTCCCGCGGCTGACCCCAATCTCGATTTAACCCTGGACGATCTATTTGGCTAGTCCTTGCCATTGCTTAGCCTGCTAGCCGACGGTAAGCGCCATCAACTCGACCACCTGCGCCCCACTTCCCCGGAGATTTGCCATGACCTTCAAGCTCGATACCCTATTTGACTCGCCTGAAAAGCAATACCTCGACGCCAACGACCTCAGCGTTCTGAGCCAGTACGTCAGCTCAATTCCGGAGCGGATGGCAGTCTACCGCACCCTGCGGGACCAAGAAATTGCCATTATGCAGCCCATTGCCGATGCCCTGCAGCAGCAGGCCGGACACCCCGAGCCTTTAGTCGAGCGCAGTGTGCGCAATGGGCTGATGGTGCTGCGCTACGCCGCCATGGCCATGCTGCTCGACGACGACGGCTTTGTGGAAGAGCGCTTGCAGGGCTGGCTGCCCGAGATGGTTAAAGCTTACGAAACCCAGGCGGTCGATCAACAGCTGTTTCAGCTGCTGATGCAGCAGTTGGCCAAGGTCTTTTCGCCGGCCCAGCTCAACCTGCTCAAGCCCAGCATTGAAAAGGCTAAAAGTCTGATGCTCAATACTCGCGAAACCGTCACCCTAGCCGGGTTGCTCTAGGCATAACTAGCGGTTTGGCCGTTGGGGGTTGCCCCCGTCCCGCCAGTGCTCGGCGGGTCTGACCACCATCATCACTACCCTGTGAAGGACGTTAACTATGGTTTCTGTTGCCGATTTACTCACCGATGGCCGGCTGCCCGGCAACTACTTTGCCCAAGATCTCTATGTGCGGGGCTCGACCGAGCTGGGTCTGCTGGAAAATCGTCGCGGCGATCGCCTATTGGCCATCCCTGACTCGCTGCTCCAGGCCATTTATTCTGGGCTAGAAAAAGAAACTGGTCAGGCGTCGGGGCTAGTGCTCTACAACTGTGGCCGCTGGTGGGGCAAAAATTTCTACGCCCGCTTCTGTGAAGAGCTAGCCGACTACTACAAGCAGCCCCTCTCCAGCCTGTCGATGGCCGAATTTCTCCAGTCGCTACAGCAGTGTTGGAAGACCCACGGCTGGGGCCAGATTCATCTGGATATTACCTACCGCGATCGCGGTTTTTTAGGGGTAGAAATCTGGCATTCTCCTTTCACTGCCGCTGCCCCCCAGGGCCAAAAAACGGCAGGCGACCTAGAGCGCGGCATTCTTGAAATCTTCTTTAGCCAGCTCACCGGGCGCGAGCTGCGCTGTGCCCAAACCAGCTGCACAGCCAAGGGCGACGACTGCAATCGCTTTGTTTTGGGCTTACAAAAGCGGCTACAGCCTGTAGAAGCTCTGGTGGCCAATGGCCAAGCCCACCAGGCCATTATGCAAACCCTTATGCAGCAGGGGTAAACACACGGTGGCCCTCACCCGGCAAATTCGGCGATCGCAGTATTACACCTTGGGGCTGGTAGGGCACGGGCAGTTTGGCCGAGTCTACTGCGCCATCCACCGCAAAACTGGGGAACTGGTGGCGATTAAAGACCTCCACAAAGACCGCTTTCCCACCCATAAGTTTTTGCGAGAGCTGCGGTTTTTAATTAGCCTTGAACACCCCAGCATTGTCACCTGCCATGCCCTAGAGCATTCCACCAGCGGTCGCCAGTTGGTGCTTGACTACTGCGAGGGGGGCACGCTGCGATCGCTGCTCGAAAGCGACACAGTACTCACTGTGCAGGAGGTGCTGGGATTTACCCTAGACATTCTCGCCGCCCTGGAGTGCGCCCATCGCCAAGGCATTGTGCACTGCGACATCAAGCCCGAAAACATTCTCATGGAGCTGACGCCTGGGGGCTGGGTGGCGCGGGTCTCCGATTTGGGCATTGCCCGCCTCAGCCAGGAAGCCAAAGAGGCCGATATGGGTCATACCGGCTCCCCCGCCTACATGGCCCCAGAGCGATTTTATAACCAGCATCCTCCTGCTGCCGACCTCTACGCTGTGGGCATTATTTTGTATGAGCTGCTGCTGGGTCAGCGGCCCTTTTCGGGCACTCCTATGGAGTTGATGGTGGCTCACCTCAATCGGCCACCGATTGTGCCCGTCCAGGTTGCCGAGCCCTTTAGCCAGGTGCTGCGCAAAGCGCTACAAAAGCTGTTGCCCAAGCGCTACTTCAGCGCCCAAGCCATGCGCGCCGACCTGACGGCGATTTATCAGACTTACCAAACCCAGGGACTGCTGAGTCAGCCCGCCTGTGCCAAAGCGCTGCCAGAGCTAGATTTGGCCTCAGATTTGCCCTTTGTAGCGCTGCCTCACCCCACGGTGGTGATGGGCTTGGTGCCCCGACCCCATCAAAGCCATCTGATGGTGACCTGTAGCCAGCAGCGGGTATGGTTTTATCACTGGCCTCAAGCAGGTATGGCTACACCTCAGGCCAGTCAAGGCTTTGCGCTGCCCGCGCCAGTGCAAAGGTTTCTGCCAACTCCCCAGGGAGGCTTTTTGGTCACCACAGAATCGCTGCACCTGTTGTCGATGACCCACGGTTTAGGCTGTGTTGCCCAAGGCATTTGCCCCGATGGGGTGGCGGTTGCCCCCAATGGGCGCTGGTTTGCCACCGCTACCCAGGTTGCCAAAGACTTATTCCGCGTAGCTGTGCGTCAGTTGACAATGCCACCGGAGCAAGGGGTCAAAATATCGGCACCGCGAACAGCTGCGGTCGCCGCTGCGGATGGGGATAAACTAGTTACCCTTCTCGCTCCAGACAACCGCCACGCAGCGTTGGTAGTGCGCCGGGGTAGCCGTACGCTGTTTCACGGAGTAACCCGCCGGGGTACTTATCTCGGGGCAGTTGCTGCCTCGGTGCCCATTTACAATTTGGTGCCCACCCGCACCCCCTATCGTTACCTTGCCCTAGAGGAAAACTGCCCCAATGCTCTGCTGATCGTCGACCTGAAGCCATTTAGGATGCTGCGTTACCGGGTCGATATTTCACCACACTGGCTGTTTGAGACAGCTGTAGGCTACGGGCTGCTCAGCCAAGAGGGAGAATTTTTGCTGATTAACGATGAAGGCCGCGTCATCAATCGTACGGCTGGGCTGCCTCGACCGCAGGCTATGGTACCCCTACACTCTAAAACTAGCCCTGACAAATCAGCGCCGATTCAATATCTGTGGAGCGTCAGCGAAGCTGCGAGCAGTCGTATTTACCCTGTTGATCTAGCCGATTTAGCTCCAGACATTCTGTTTTAATCTGAGTTTGACATTAGGTTTAGGAAGTTCGACAGCAGATTTATCGCCCTCAAATTGGGGCAAGAATTGGAGCTATCAAAGGGCGTGGCTAACACTTCGTCACTGCGCTTTTACAAGGATGCAAGTGGTAGCAAAGCATTCTTCAAATCAATAGCTAGCCAAAACATTAGTAGTCTACTCATTAGGGGTGGGCTGAGTGCCGCTTAGGTAGGTTTCCTAAGTGCAGAATGTCTTAGCTCTGGAAATTTGGTAGTGACAGTAAATGTTGTGATTAGCCATCGCTAGCTCGATTAAGAATGCTGCATTATCCTCGGTTGCGATGGCTATTGGTCAATGAACTGACCGGGTTTTGGCAGCAGCTAATATCTTAAGCGCAGTAGCCATCGCTATATTTGGTTGAATGTCATTGCGAAGTTGCGTCGCGTTCAGCCAAAGTTTAGTAGATATCAATTGTTGACGTGTATTGCTCTACTGACTCAAGGTTTAAGGCACATCTTAAATGAAAAATACTTCTGCAAGTAAATCAAAGTATTTAAATCGAAACATCTGTAGCAGCAAAAAACGAGAAATACATAAGAATTGATTGAAATTGTCAAAATATAAAAAGTTGCATAATTTCATAGTTGCTATTAGCGATTTGACGGAAATTACGGAAGCACATTCTCTATTCTATGGCAATAATAAAGAATATCAATGCCTGGGAAAGACTAGGGGAGCGATTCTCAACCTAATTCATGTTTGAAATAGATTGGCCTAAGAAAATTGTTTGGGCTTTTTGAGCCCTAAAAAACCATTTAGTTATTGGGTCGCTTTAATCCTGTCTGAGAAAGATGCACAATCTGCATCAAAACTAGGCCATCAAGTCTGTTGCAGGCAGTAATTTTCCTGATTTCGAAAAACTGTTCATCTGTACTTTAAGGCATCCATTATGTCCACCGCTGTTATTTCACCTGTAGCTCAGTTGCGTTCTGAACTTGGCGACTTTAGTAGTATTATTTGCTTCAGAGCCTTAGTTGTTGGTACCGAAGAAGTCTTGGGTGAAAAGGCTGCTGCGATCGCCCTCATTGGTGCTGGCCGTCAGCGGGGTCGGCAAGTAGCAGAGCAATTAGGTCTTGCCGGGCAAGGTAGGTCGCTTGCATCTGTGGCTGAAGTACTTCAAGCTGCCCTGGGCAAGGATGGCACCCGACTCTGCATTGTTGATAAAATTGTCGAAGCCGAAGAAAAGATTTCAGTTTACTGTCGAGAGACGATTTGTTCGGCTGGAGAACCCGAAGGGTCTCCCCGTCAGCTCACTTTTACACTAGGAGCCATTCAAGGTGTGCTTGAGAGCGTCACAGGAAAGCGTTTGCGCGGCAAGCAAACGGAGTCTGTTCTGCGGGGCGGCAATTTTGACACGATCGAATTTGAAGTGATTGGTTAATTGGTTAAACCAAATGCTGCTTAGAGTCTGTAGTTCTTTTGTAGGAAGAGCTACAGACTTTGACGTAATCAAAGTCTATCCATCCTCATAATTAATTAAAAAATTTAGGTCTGGGTTGGATGAAACTAAGTGTATTCCTACCCCAAACTGGGTTTTGTTAGGTTCTGCTAGTGCGCCACCCAACCTGCTCATAATTGTTGGGCAGTAACAAGTGTGGGCAATATTTTACGGGTGAGACGGTGCTTTGCGGTTAAGGGGGGAACGAGAGTAGCTAAAACAGTGGAGCCGACAACGCTCCCTACGCTGACTGACGATCGCCTTCAATAGGGCATGACTGTGGCAGGCAGACGGTGAACGTTGTGCCCTCCTGCGCCGTCGAAGCGACCTCTACTGTGCCCCCGTGGGCAACAACGATCTCGCGCACAATGTACAAACCCAGACCGATGCTGCCTGGAACCCGTTGCACTACTGATTCTGGTATGGTGTGGCGCATGAGCGGGTCGAAGATTCTTCCTAGCATCTCCGACGAGATCGGCGGCCCTTCGTTATGCACGCTCAAGACCACGCTCGGTCCTTCTGAAGCGATCGATAGCTCGATCGGCTGCTCGGCTGATCCATGCTGAATTGCGTTGCCCATCAGGTTGGAGACGACTTGGCGGAGTCGGGCCGCATCCCAGTCGCCCATGAGGTGGCCGTCTGAGTGAAAGCGCAACGTTCGCTGCGGGTAGGCAACGCAGAATTCCTCGAAGACTTGGCGACAGAGTGTTTCTAGATCAACTGGACCGCGCGTTAACGGTATTGAACTGCCCAGCCCCGTCGAGGCGAAGTCGATTAGGTCGCGGATCAACCGCGTGATCGCTTCCGTGTTGGTCTCGATCACCGACAGCGCTCTGGGAGAGTCTGGGTGTTTGTCTGAGGTGCGTGAGATCAGTTGTGCGGCCATGCTGATGGAGTTTAGCGGGCTGCGCAGGTCGTGGCCGAGGATGGCCAAGAACATGCGACGCGACTGATCGACACGACTGGTATAACTGCCGACGGCTGCGGCGAGCGATTGGTCGATCGACTCGTTAAAGCGGGTGATATCGTCGATGTCGTCGATATCAAGCTGCGGGCGACTCGTGCGCCACAGGCGGAGCACACTGGCACGCAGGGCGCGGTATTCAGAGACGACCTCCATGATGTCAAAGCCTGAACCCACGCGCGCCGCACCGTGCAGTACCGAGGCGTTGTCGAGCTGGTCACTCTCCTCACCAACAGCGCCGCCATGGCCTTTGGACTTGCTCGCATGCTGCGCAGGGCTTTGTCCGATCTGCATGTCCCGCGCGGCTGCCAGTAGCATCGCCTCGGCGTCATCACGCAGGGCGAGCTTTGTCATCTTCATGCCGGGTGTGAGGCTGCGCGCAAACGCTTCCCATTCCACGAGGATGGGCTCGATGTTCCCAAGAATGAAGTCTGCCAGTCGCATGGATTTCTCCGTTGGGAACATCTTCAGAATAGGGGCATGATACCGCTGGGGACGGCCAAAAAGACATCAGCCTAATGCCTCTCTAAGAGTGATTAGAGGGGTGATCGAGTAGAAACACGTCAGCTAATTGCGTCTGAGGGTGATTAGGTGAGAAAAACTCAGTGCAACTACCCCAAAGACTCACTATTCGGAAGGCAGTGCGTGTGGCTAATAGCTGCGATCGCCCTATCCATTAGGGGACGGAGAGCGATCGCACTGGAGCGCCACCCAACCTACGCGACGGCTATATCAGCACGGCTTTATTGGTAAACACGCCCTCGGCGTCTACGTCATAGACAATCGGTACGCCCGTAGCCAGTTCTAGGCTAGCTACGGCCTCTTCGCTGAGGCGATCGAGCACCATCAAAATCGATCGCAGCGAGTTGCCGTGAGCCGCCACCATCACATTTTTCCCGGCCTTTAGCTCTGGCAAAATAGCTGCTTCAAAAAACGGCACTGTGCGCTTTACCGTATCCTCTAAGCTCTCGCCCCCCGGCGGTCGTACATTGAATGATCGCCGCCAGAGGTGAACCTGTTGCGCTCCAAATTTCAGCGACATTTCGGCTTTATTCAACCCTTGAAGATCGCCGTAGTAGCGCTCGTCTAGAGCGGGAGAGCGAATGATTTTGAGTTCTTTGTCGGGTTCGCCAAAGTGGCGATCCCAGCCGTGCCAGTCGGGTTCTGCCGGGTCGTGCCAGATGTAGGGTAGGCGGCCACCGCACACCTCACCGCACTCGGTCAGACAAACGATCGCCGTTTCGATCGCCCGAATCAGCATGCTAGTGAAGCAGATATCGACGGTGTAGCCAGCATCGCGTAGTTTGCACGATGCGATCGTCGCCTCGGCCCGCCCCCGCTCACTCATGGGAATATCGACCCAGCCGGTGAATTTGTTGACCGCATTCCACAGGCTTTGCCCGTGGCGGATCAAAATGAGTTTAGCCATAGCGCAGGCCCGTGGGAGAGAACTATCTATAAGGGTAAGTATCCTTCCTTTGTAACCTTTAGGGATGTTTGACGGGGCAAAGCCAAAGCGGCGCTGGCGACAGGTCGCTGCTTTGGGGCCAAGCTCTCAAAATGCCAACCTGCAAATTTTTTTGCAATACTTTAGTAATACTCTTGTTGCTAAAGTCCCCTCGCTCAACTCTATATGCCTGCTGCCAATCCCCTGCTTGCCCTCGACTATCTGCCTGCCCTAGAGTCTCTGGGGGATGACTACTACGACATCGTAGCCGCCGCCGAATTTCCCAAGCACATCCTGCGGTTTCGCAACGACGATGTGGTGCGGCAGCTCGGCCTCGACCCCGCTGCCGTCAGCGATGATGACTTTACTGAGGCCTTTGGCAAATTCCAGGGGCGCGAACCTTTTTTGGCGCTGCGCTACCACGGCTACCAGTTTGGCGAATACAACCCCTTTTTGGGCGACGGGCGGGGCTTTCTCTACGGCCAGGTGCGCGGCACTGACGGCAACCTCTACGACTTTGGCACCAAAGGCTCTGGCACTACCCCTTACTCGCGCGGCGGCGACGGCATGCTCACCCTCAAGGGCGGCGTGCGCGAGGTGCTAGCGGCAGAAGCGCTCCACGCGCTGGGTGTGAATACGTCTCGGGCCTTTAGCCTAGTCGAAACGGGGCAAGCTCTCTGGCGCGGCGATGAGCCTTCCCCCACGCGATCGTCGGTGCTGGTGCGCTTTAGTCAATCGCACATTCGCTTTGGCACCTTTGAACGGTTGGAGTACCACAACCGCCCTGATCTGATCGCCAAGCTGCTGGAGCATGTGATCGATATTTATTACCCCGAGGCGCGGCTGTTTACCGATACCCAAGAGCGGTATCTGCATTTTTATGGGGAACTGTGCGATCGCGTCGCCCGCCTTGCCGCCCAGTGGATGTCGGTGGGCTTCTGCCACGCTGTGCTCAACACCGACAACATGTCGATCACGGGCGAAAGCTTCGACTACGGCCCCTTCGCCTTTATGGATGGCTACGACCCCCGCTTCACCGCCGCATATTTCGACTATGCCGGGCGCTACAGCTACGGCAACCAGCCCATTATCTGCCAGATGAACCTTAAGGCGCTGCAAAAGCCCCTCAAACTGGTCATGCCCGAGGCGGATCTGGAAGCAGCTTTAGAACCCTTTAAAGGTCGCTACGCAGTCTACTATCACGAGTGTATGCTCCACAAACTGGGCTTTGAAGCCCTCACGGACGATCTGGCCAGCACCTTAGTCAGCCAGACCATTGAATTGCTGAGCGCTATGGAGGTGGGCTATCACGATTTCTTCCTGGGTCTGACCCAGCAATTTTCGGCTGACTGGCGCGACGATGCCAGCCAAATTTTTAGCACCACGCTGCAAGCCTCTGACTCGGCGGCGGTGGCTCCGCTCGAAGCATGGAGCCAGACTTACTACCGTTGTTTGCAAAGTCTGGCTCCAGAAGCTATGGAAGGCGTTGCCTCGCTACTGCAACGTACCAACCCCTCCACCGTGCTCCTGCGCCCCGAAATTGAGGCGATCTGGGAACCCATTACGACTGACGACAACTGGCAACCCTTCTACGACCTGCTGACTAAGATTCAGCATCCGTTTGTTCAGGGCTAGGCCTTCTATTGGGTTGGTCTCAAGAATAGTAGGCATTCCCTGCCCTACGGATCGTCAGCATCTCTTTTGGCAGGGGTAGGGCGTGACCGGCCCTAGGTAAACTGAGATACATAACGTCTTTATAGATGGTCTAAACCCATGGACGACAACCCTACCTCTAGCCCCCTGGCTCCTCCCGCCACCGGCAAAATTTTGCAGTGCTTTAGCGGTTCCTTTGTAGCAGGCACCATCGCTATGCTGGCCTACCGCATGATGCTCTCGATCGCCGCTAACTTTGCCGCCCGCCCCGTGCTGACCGACAATCCAGCCGTGGCGAATATTTCATCCGCCGTGCGTACCCTGGTCGTCGGCATGGCCGCTCTGGGGGCTGGAATCTTTGGCCTAGCCGCCCTGGGGATCTTCTTGCTGGGCATTCAGCTGCTGTTTCAGCGCCTGACCGGACGCCCTTCCACCCTGCAAGACTAGCTGT
It encodes the following:
- a CDS encoding sensor histidine kinase, which encodes MRLADFILGNIEPILVEWEAFARSLTPGMKMTKLALRDDAEAMLLAAARDMQIGQSPAQHASKSKGHGGAVGEESDQLDNASVLHGAARVGSGFDIMEVVSEYRALRASVLRLWRTSRPQLDIDDIDDITRFNESIDQSLAAAVGSYTSRVDQSRRMFLAILGHDLRSPLNSISMAAQLISRTSDKHPDSPRALSVIETNTEAITRLIRDLIDFASTGLGSSIPLTRGPVDLETLCRQVFEEFCVAYPQRTLRFHSDGHLMGDWDAARLRQVVSNLMGNAIQHGSAEQPIELSIASEGPSVVLSVHNEGPPISSEMLGRIFDPLMRHTIPESVVQRVPGSIGLGLYIVREIVVAHGGTVEVASTAQEGTTFTVCLPQSCPIEGDRQSA
- a CDS encoding protein kinase domain-containing protein, whose protein sequence is MALTRQIRRSQYYTLGLVGHGQFGRVYCAIHRKTGELVAIKDLHKDRFPTHKFLRELRFLISLEHPSIVTCHALEHSTSGRQLVLDYCEGGTLRSLLESDTVLTVQEVLGFTLDILAALECAHRQGIVHCDIKPENILMELTPGGWVARVSDLGIARLSQEAKEADMGHTGSPAYMAPERFYNQHPPAADLYAVGIILYELLLGQRPFSGTPMELMVAHLNRPPIVPVQVAEPFSQVLRKALQKLLPKRYFSAQAMRADLTAIYQTYQTQGLLSQPACAKALPELDLASDLPFVALPHPTVVMGLVPRPHQSHLMVTCSQQRVWFYHWPQAGMATPQASQGFALPAPVQRFLPTPQGGFLVTTESLHLLSMTHGLGCVAQGICPDGVAVAPNGRWFATATQVAKDLFRVAVRQLTMPPEQGVKISAPRTAAVAAADGDKLVTLLAPDNRHAALVVRRGSRTLFHGVTRRGTYLGAVAASVPIYNLVPTRTPYRYLALEENCPNALLIVDLKPFRMLRYRVDISPHWLFETAVGYGLLSQEGEFLLINDEGRVINRTAGLPRPQAMVPLHSKTSPDKSAPIQYLWSVSEAASSRIYPVDLADLAPDILF
- a CDS encoding phycobilisome protein → MLTNVQALVQATDGRYASDQELMFFQQYLGSVSTRLRAYQKIQGAEQQIINQVLTRLKVQKPDIFLVGSQDLATKWQRDTVRVLRYSATALLLNDSEWLKDTLLMWFQSIMRAFGAQESCNLTYTVMQEVMTQHLNTEELRLFLPILELSRTLLGKSI
- a CDS encoding V4R domain-containing protein, producing the protein MVMTTETAHRLHQKFPKKHNHYALRDFFQFNGDYGTITDWNDTRNVLTSEDFIIGLLEGLQEEVGDASAAIMYTVGLEWGKHDSLIFEAWFEREFAMSPRRANLMFLLETWWWPFISQGWGRWEVDMSDRKQGFMFINVFDSAVARTLGDVGKPVCHLYAGLFAGFFTEMVRKQLSCIEIQCYSMGETYCKFLLGSRERIDAASFWMNEGANARDIEKRLRAGEGGQ
- a CDS encoding 2,3-bisphosphoglycerate-dependent phosphoglycerate mutase; protein product: MAKLILIRHGQSLWNAVNKFTGWVDIPMSERGRAEATIASCKLRDAGYTVDICFTSMLIRAIETAIVCLTECGEVCGGRLPYIWHDPAEPDWHGWDRHFGEPDKELKIIRSPALDERYYGDLQGLNKAEMSLKFGAQQVHLWRRSFNVRPPGGESLEDTVKRTVPFFEAAILPELKAGKNVMVAAHGNSLRSILMVLDRLSEEAVASLELATGVPIVYDVDAEGVFTNKAVLI
- a CDS encoding protein adenylyltransferase SelO — its product is MPAANPLLALDYLPALESLGDDYYDIVAAAEFPKHILRFRNDDVVRQLGLDPAAVSDDDFTEAFGKFQGREPFLALRYHGYQFGEYNPFLGDGRGFLYGQVRGTDGNLYDFGTKGSGTTPYSRGGDGMLTLKGGVREVLAAEALHALGVNTSRAFSLVETGQALWRGDEPSPTRSSVLVRFSQSHIRFGTFERLEYHNRPDLIAKLLEHVIDIYYPEARLFTDTQERYLHFYGELCDRVARLAAQWMSVGFCHAVLNTDNMSITGESFDYGPFAFMDGYDPRFTAAYFDYAGRYSYGNQPIICQMNLKALQKPLKLVMPEADLEAALEPFKGRYAVYYHECMLHKLGFEALTDDLASTLVSQTIELLSAMEVGYHDFFLGLTQQFSADWRDDASQIFSTTLQASDSAAVAPLEAWSQTYYRCLQSLAPEAMEGVASLLQRTNPSTVLLRPEIEAIWEPITTDDNWQPFYDLLTKIQHPFVQG
- a CDS encoding DUF3082 domain-containing protein yields the protein MDDNPTSSPLAPPATGKILQCFSGSFVAGTIAMLAYRMMLSIAANFAARPVLTDNPAVANISSAVRTLVVGMAALGAGIFGLAALGIFLLGIQLLFQRLTGRPSTLQD
- a CDS encoding V4R domain-containing protein, with amino-acid sequence MVSVADLLTDGRLPGNYFAQDLYVRGSTELGLLENRRGDRLLAIPDSLLQAIYSGLEKETGQASGLVLYNCGRWWGKNFYARFCEELADYYKQPLSSLSMAEFLQSLQQCWKTHGWGQIHLDITYRDRGFLGVEIWHSPFTAAAPQGQKTAGDLERGILEIFFSQLTGRELRCAQTSCTAKGDDCNRFVLGLQKRLQPVEALVANGQAHQAIMQTLMQQG